GCATCCCTATTTCGTCAACGGCCAGCTGGCCACGCTCATGTCCGAGCTCACCACGATGGGCCACACCATCTCCAACGGTGCGCAGACCAGCGGCGTGGGCAACATCGTCCGCACCACGGCCAACAACACGCCGATCTGGAGTGGCGGCACCGATCCGCGCCGTGAAGGCGTGGTGCTGGGCGATACCTTCACGCCCTGACCTCCGGCGCGCGACCGGCACGGCCGGCCGCATCGTGGCGAGCCCCGCGGTGTCCTGACGGATGCCGTGGGGCTTTTTCATGCGGCGTGTCGGTCATGGTGCCGATACGCGGCAGGCGCAGAATCTCCGCTTCGAACCTGACGGAGACCTATCTTGCCCTTTGCCATTCCTGCCGCCGCCCAGATGACCGCCTCCAACCGCCCGCGCCGCGCGACCAAGATCGTCGCCACGCTGGGCCCGGCTTCCAACACGCCGGAGATGCTCGAGGCGATGATCCGCGCCGGCGTCAACGTGGTGCGGCTCAACTTCAGCCACGGGGCGGCGCAGGACCACGTCGACCGTGCCCGCATGGTGCGCGAGGCCGGGCAGCGGGCCGGCCGCGAAGTGGCCATCATGGCCGACCTGCAAGGCCCCAAGATCCGCGTCGGCAAGTTCGCCCAGGGCAAGGTGATGCTGGAGCAGGGCGCGAGTTTCGTGCTCGACGCCGCCCGCACCGAGCCGGGCGATGCCGCCGGCGTGGGCCTCGACTACAAGGAGCTGCCGCGCGACGTGTCGCCCGGCGACATCCTGCTGCTCAACGACGGACTGATCGTGCTCAAGGTCGACTCGGTGCGCGGCGACGAGGTGCACACGGTGGTGCGCATCGGCGGAGAACTGTCCAACAACAAGGGCATCAACAAGCAGGGCGGCGGCCTCACCGCGCCAGCGCTCACCGGCAAGGACATGGAGGACATCAAGACCGCCATGAGCTTTCAGGCCGACTACGTGGCGGTGAGCTTTCCCAAGAACGCCACCGACATGGAAATGGCGCGCCAGCTCTGCAACGTGGCCGGTGCCGAGTTCAAGCACAAGCCCGGTCTCATCGCCAAGATCGAGCGGGCCGAGGCGCTGCCGCAGCTCGACGAGATCCTGCGGGTGTCCGACGGCATCATGGTGGCGCGCGGCGACCTGGCGGTGGAAGTGGGC
The nucleotide sequence above comes from Xylophilus sp. GOD-11R. Encoded proteins:
- the pyk gene encoding pyruvate kinase, encoding MTASNRPRRATKIVATLGPASNTPEMLEAMIRAGVNVVRLNFSHGAAQDHVDRARMVREAGQRAGREVAIMADLQGPKIRVGKFAQGKVMLEQGASFVLDAARTEPGDAAGVGLDYKELPRDVSPGDILLLNDGLIVLKVDSVRGDEVHTVVRIGGELSNNKGINKQGGGLTAPALTGKDMEDIKTAMSFQADYVAVSFPKNATDMEMARQLCNVAGAEFKHKPGLIAKIERAEALPQLDEILRVSDGIMVARGDLAVEVGHAAVPALQKRMIKLARESDKLVITATQMMESMITNAVPTRAEVSDVANAVLDGTDAVMLSGETAAGRYPLEVVQEMAAICSAAEAAEEFEIDSDFTGQVFRRIDQSIAMGALFTANHLGAKAIVALTDSGSTALWMSRHRSNIPIYALTPRIATQRRMALYRNVRPLLMDSSAERDMALSEAERYLKERAIMKSGDVYAITCGEPMGAPGGTNMLKICRAS